The Hippocampus zosterae strain Florida chromosome 19, ASM2543408v3, whole genome shotgun sequence region gtatatatacctgtatattgtAAAAAACTGGACAGGTTCATGAAAAAACTCAACTTTGAACTAGTTTGCATCGGAAATGACCTTGCCCAACACTGCCTGTCATCAATGCCACCCAAAGAGTTTCACTTGGTGGGTTGCGACTCGCCTTTCCAGCTCGAGAAGCCCACTCATGATGTTAACATTGAATGTGAGAGCAGGATGAGTAGAGGTACAGTAAGATCAGGCAGTCGATCGTGAGGATGGTATAAAAAcatctctgtgtgtgtatgctccGGCCTCTGTGAAAGCGAGTCAATAAGACCGCCAGTAGCAAAAAGAAAGTGGCCGTGTTCAAGAGGAGAAACAGTCTTATGGAAGAGGCCGTGCTGGCGACGCGCTCGTTCCCGGTCGTCACCAACATATTGACCTCTTTGAATTTTCGGCCTTTCACAAAGCCGCCCTTCCTGTTTTTATGGCTATCTGCATATTCTATAAAGGCTTGCGAGTCTGTATCTCCCTCTTCTGGACTGTCCTCATATACGCGCTTCGATGTCCTCTGCCTCACTTTCTTTTCACTGATCTCGATCTGTGTAAAAATGTCAGGCAGATTTTCCGAGAGCTTCTCTCCAAGGTTCATTTTCTTTCCCATCTTGTCCTTGGCCTGTTTCTTGGACAAGGCGAACATCTTCTCGATGACCTCCTCCGTTTTCTTTTTATCGGAGAACTGAAGCAGGCGTTCTGCAGTCTTATGAAAGCTGTCGGTATTCAGTACCTTTCCAAGAATATGGCGCTCCATCTGCTGAAAGACTGGTTTGACATGCTGAAGATTGTCCTCCATCAGGTTGACATATTCCTCGACTTCTGCAGGTGAGCTGTCGGCTGGAGCTGACCTTTTCTCAAATACGATCTTCTTTTGGTCCATCATCACCATGGCAAAGAGAGGCTTGCTGGTGACTTCGCCAGTCAGCAGGTAAATTGTGTAAGCGTGCTCCTTGGTGGTCAGGTAAATATCCACTCTTTGGTCATCACCACGCAGGCTGACGCTGGCGAGAGTCACACCCGGTCCAAAAAATATGTAAGCGACTCGGGTGTGAGGAGATCTTAATGGCATTGTGACGTTCACATAATTCGAGCCATTATATGGATACCCCCGTGGATAACGCCAGTAACCGACGACACCTCGATGACTGTAACCTGTATCATCCATCCAGAACATTTGATATTTGTCTCGATCATGAGATACAAATGCTCCGTGCATGTCGTTGACTTTTATATCCTTGAATGGCAGTTCTGTATTGTGAAAGAATGTGCTCATGGCCCTGGATGGACTATCGAGATCCAAATGGATATGGTCCACCACAAGTAAAAGCTGTGGGTGAAGGAGGAGGATGTTTCTCTGGAATTTTCGGATTTTCAGGTCTGGATTGTAGGCGGAATGCCCTTCCCCGCGAATGAAAACCATTCCTTGCCTCTCCATGGCTGCTTCGATTTTGCCACGAGCGTCAGCAGCAGGCCCCGCTTTGTATTTCAGCCACTTGGAGTCACAGGCTTCTGTTACCTGTCCAGCCCATGGCTTAAAACAACTCCCTGTGAGGGCTGGACCAAACAACACTGCATTATTCAACAAAGTGTATTTGGGTCCGTATAGTGCCTCAGTGATGAATGGAATCCCATTGGGCACAAAGGTGAAAGTGTTCTGATCAGGGTGTTCATGGCCAGCATTGAAGTTTCTCCACCCTTTAATCCATTCTTTGTATTTGGTCTTGTGAACAATATCAAAAATTGCACGTCCCCCCAGCTTCCCCGACttgaaggaaagaaaagagTGGTTGGTGCCAGTCGGTAAAGCGCTGCCATATGTCACGACACCCCAGTCCTCAAAATAATGCAGCTGAGATGTCCCAAAATCCGATGGGGGCTTCGGAATAAGACCCGGGTCATAcctaaaacaaaaatagaagtGAAGACCACGAGAATATTAGGGGGTAAAACAGATTTAAAATGACATACAGTGGTATCTCTACTtataaaattaattggttctggaagaaatttctgaaaaagaaaatggtatAAGTAGAggtgtgttttccatgtaaatgccctaatccgttccacacccccccccccaaaaaaaattcagacatgttttctaaagcataaaaatgcatcaaaatatgtaagaaATACATGTTacgattagattattgcacaataaatgagggttgtgtataatgtaaaaatgtatatacacacacacacacacacacacacacacagtgaaacCTCGGTTCggttcggttttcgaacgtctcggttcttGACCAATTCGGTTTCCgaccaaaaatgtcaatttttttatgcctcggatgacgaaaaATTTCGGTTCTCAAACAAACTGAGCGtacttgaatgcgtcacttcACTCTTCTCGACTTCGCTTCCTCATGTAGCGTCCATTGTGAGCTGACGTTTTTGTATTGTtcaatatagtttttttttaaaaagcagacgTGTTTGGTGAAACGTTTCCTTGTGTAgcgtccattgtgagcagacgagtttgtattgttcaataaagatttttttttaaaaagcagacgTGTTTGGTGAGACACTTTCTCGTGCAGcatccattgtgagcagacgagtttgtattgttcaataaagattaagagattaagattttttttgttctttttgtgtttcttttgtcactttgtgtttgttgttacgtcgtgtggacttgatgtggacctttttcagcattttttggccacgacattcatcaaggaggagactctgtgcttggtggttgcgccttctcagcagcatgggtataccagcactgtttttgactggaggaatgtcggcgccatttgactgtcgttgctggacagtcccggggcgcttgtgtcttgcgcctgtaatgggcagcatttttcacagccccgctttgttcagcggagagatcggtgctgttgaacggtctgcggctggatggatggaggtcttgagaagccgacgatgagaagaaaggagcgttggcgcggagtgccgatgcggatttgaagctgggagtcgcggcttggagtttgaagcggattacgtgggacaggagaagtgaactaatctcttttcgtcaatggatgctacagctttgtgtttgctttcaaaacttagcttgtagcagacgtgtgcacattttcagcatgacgtctctgatccactggagaaaggacactttgatcctctcctctttcatctagaactgcttcagacaacaaagtgtatgcagaaaattggtgaagattgaacgactgtctgtgtcctatgtgttgtcttatgttttttttgttattttgacttcaaaatggcgccgcgagagtggctgcctttccagcagctcctatattttgttgttctacttcttactttcataactttgctgctgtgaattgggaatttctccatcgtgagactaataaaggtttttttatcttatcttaaaaagcaGACGTGTTTGGTGAGACGCTTCCCCATGTAgcgtccattgtgagcagacgagtttgtattgttcaatgtatatatatttttttaaagcagacgTGTTTGGTGAGAACTACGTAATATCGGACGGTTATTTTTGCATCGTGTATCAGCCTCATGACACAGACGAAAGCAAGTGGAAGTGGTAAATGGTGCGCAAAACTATAGAATTTAAGAAAGATTTGATTGCGAAATATGAGTCAGATGTGCGGGTGTCTATGTTGGCTAAGGAGTTTGGGATGCCGAAATCCACCATCAGCAGCATCCTAAAAACGAAAGACCatctgcccgatgacagctgggatacgcaCACGCCCCACGACAGAAAGAGAGATTTTTATGTTATAATATTAATGttaaaatcaatgaaaataaaacatattgcagttcgtttgtacagtattttacataTTACCCGTTCTCTTATTACATGTGTACAGTTTATGATGTAAAATTGTAAAgaaaagtggttaaaaaaagttttgactTGGAACGCATTTTAAAAGATTACACCGATTCCAATGGGaaacatggtttcggttttcaaacaattcggttttcgaacagcattctggaacggattatggacgaaaaccggggtttgactgtataatatatataaagagagagggggggggggtgcaaatggTCTGGTGGTACAGACTTGTGACTAGTGTGCGGGCAGCATGGGATGGGTTCttaaatctctaaatgaccacgcgccaccttacctctccgagctcatccgcccctacacacctgcccggcgcctcaggtttgcggaccagacattattggaGGTACCGAGAACGaggctgaggctcagaggggattacCCTGCTCGCTGCgcatcttcaaaacccacaacaaaactcacttgtattctttggcatttgactcagcatgactcatatttgttcttggttttgctgtttggtgctttctaccgtctttgttaccgatttgttgctttactgttgtatatgttagttgtttcatgtacagcactttgtatgcagcgagggctgtttaaaagtgctctataaatacagttgagttgagagtctgttggtgtgagtgtgagcgcgtgtatggttgtttgtgcgccctgcgattggctgacaaccggtcggggtgtccctcacctactgcccgatgacagctgggataggccccaacaagccttatgaggataaggggataagaaaatggatggatagatggatatatatatatatacacacacacacgcacgcagaggCAAACACATATTCCAAAGCTCACCAGATGAATTCTGTGTGGAGAGTACACCATCGCTGGCCTTTGCCAGCTTGTCCAACGCCATCTGTCACTCGGTTTTGATGAATCATATTGGCCAGCCAGTTCCCACTACCGTTACGCATTACAAAACGGTCCAAGAAAACCAGCTGGCTTTCCGGTCCGTAAAACCAGTTGTAATTTGAATCAGCAATAGCAACAGTTCTCtgaaatcctaaaaaaaaaaaaaagttttgtcgaCAGGAACAAATTCGAAGTGCATTTTATAACAACACAGGTTGAAAATAAAGCAACAAAATTGATATGTCGATGTGCAAATTACCTGGAAGGATGGTCCTGTACAGGAAATTGAAGTGTTTTAGGAGCCAAGGGTGGTCGAAGTGGCCTATAGAAAAGTGACGCTGCACCAGAAACATGTACTGGAACAGAGAGCGGGTTGTGTAAGTCCCATAGGCCACTCCCTCATACAGGGATCCGTCTGTGACATCCTGAAGAAGAACCATTGATTTCTCCATGATGGACAAGACCTGCTTTGTCCACAGGTAAGCCTCCTGCAGATAACCTTGAAAACAAGCATGTTTAACTCAGACTAACATTCTGTTCATTTACACTATAAATGGGTGTCAAGCAAACACTCGGTCCGGGTCTCGAAAGCaatcgtatatatatatatttttttgtattgtatggCAAAATAAATCTACAaactacaaacaaaaaataaaaaacacaggaTTGTTAAATTTGGGGAATAAATACTAGTGAGCAGACTGTCAAGTACAGATTCGCACATGCATCCTCTACAGTACATTCAGAGTCCCTGAATGGGCTGCAGAAAGTTCGTGCTCTCATTTCTCTCTGTGATGAAGCCATGAGTGCATCTTTCATCGCGGAAAAGACTGAAGAGGAGACTTTGTCAGAGACAGTATTTAACAGAGCACCTTTAAGCAGATAGATGTGGATGTATCTGCAGATTTGGAGGAATACAACTCAAAGCACGATGCATCAGCTTCAAATGAAGaaaacccaaaagaaaaaaacaaaaaatggcaatATAATCCACATCAGTACAAGGCCAACAACATGATGGGagcacaaaatattttatgaatgaCTTCATGTTGCACAGGAGCGACAAGTTCTTCATTTACCAGTCTGTCTTGATAGTCACGCTATCTCCTGCAAtaccttgacgacattttatgAGGAAAAATGGAGACAACAgaaatattaaccctttcttgGACAGCAGCcatgacagtggacagtttatcatgttatcaggttacagggtacatgaaagggtgaatGACATGTCATGAAATATGAACTTCATGGCTATTTGAATGATCACTGAGCAATGCTGTattatttctctcttttttgtcaatgtgtaAAGGGACCTGGTCATATGTGAACTTGAACTGCCTGTACCTATTTGTAGAAAATAGTATGTACAGATGCACTGTAAAttacatgcatccattttcaacaccgcctaTCCTGTTTAGGGTCGCTGACTTCGGGCAAAGGGCGAAATGGGTACCGGTCGGTTGCAGCGCCCATTGGGAGACACCGACCACCATTAACACGATTGGCAGGAGTGGGAAAATTAATCCAAGCTGCCTGTACCAAAgtcagaagattttttttttcttgccgtgTCATATTTAAAGTTGTCCATACATCCAATAACttgtatttgtatatatatatatatccaactgccctgtgtcaaccgtcaagaccttcaagttctTGGGAATCAGTCtctcaggacatgaagtgggaggccAACATGAACTTcatcctgaaaaaggcccagcagaggatgtacttcctgaggctgctaaGGAAGCacggcctgccacaggagctgCTTAGacagttctacacagcagtcatcgaatccGTTCTGCGTTCctccatcacagtttggtttggggccgtcacaataaaggacaaaatccgactgcaaCGGACAAAGTtaggactgcaaaaaaaaaatctgtgggaCTGCTCTACTCACTctcgaggacttgcacactgcaagaaccaggacaagggcacggaaaatcctcccgGACCCACCACACCCTCCCCATTACCTTTTCCATCTAGTCATCACCTCAGGCAAGCACTACTGAACCATGCGTACCAAAACCAGCAGATATAATACAAAGCCTTACTGATCAAATTGACTGACAATTACAATTAAAACTAACTTGAGGCCCTTTAACACAATAGGCCATCCTTCCATACCAAATAATTCTATGAGCAATAATTATGCAAGACAACCATATATCTATATGTTATCGTTTGGGAAAAGCTGCATTCCAGAGTTACCCGTATGATCCTCTCGTCAAAGTCCTCCAAAACCGCTTTTCCctggtgtggaaaaaaaaggtccaatGCATTAAATGTTCTCTTATGTTGAACCTCCCCTCTCAGCCTCGGGTTGAATTCCCGAAGTGACATTCGCCATACAGCCGGGCTTCCTCCAGATCCGTAAAGAGCTTTTCCTTTCCGTCGTAAAATACGTAATTTCGGTGGATACAGTAATCTAAACCTGACCCTGGGCTTGTCGTGCAGAATCTTCTTGGCGGGGGTGAAAGCCGCCCATCATCTAACCACTTCTGGCGGGAGATCTCCGACAATGTGTATGAGCAGGACCCGGTATGAGAGATCTTTAATGGTCATCGTTTTCCGTATTATGTCATCATAAACATGACAGTAATGTATCCTCACAGTAAGGTGTCGAAGTTGTCTCGAGGTCTCTCTCTTTTAATGCGGATCGGCAGTGGTTTCTACTCTGACCTGTAGCGAACCGTACCTAGTCAGTTTGGAAGAGCACCAAGACCACCTCAAAAAGTGGCTCTTGGTCAGTTTGTTTAGTCCGCACAAGCATTCGTTCATGTGGATTCACACCTCAATAAAAGGCCCGGACCGatatgggaaataaaaccgacAGACCAAACAGTGTCGGTGTGAATACATCCAAAAGAAGTAAAGCTTGAGGCATTTGTCAACACAGCTTTCGTGTTATCTTTGTACCAGGGCCTTATGCTGTGCCCAAAATTCTCCCTGTGGTGAAAAAAAGGATACGTTGTATACGTACAACCAGCCCAAGTCTCCTTgacaatatttattataaatactTATACCGGGGGTAAACATTTTCACGAGCGCACACGTGTATTGGCTCCCGTTCACTTATATCATCCTCGGACGGCGCTACATTAGTTGGAAGTGGGATTgaatttgtttgttcttttaaaCTGCAACAACAGATATATTTGCaatgtacaaaaaataataattattattatcagtatCGGTATCAGCCATACAAAGCGGGAAATTATTGATTATCTGTATACATCGACATTTTTATGTCATGCATCACTATGAATAACTCAAGGCTAATAACATGTTGTGTATCCAAGAGGAAAACATTAGgaattttgcaaaataaaaatatgagtaTCAAGATTTTGACTACCCTGATTCAACTCCAACCTACCACCACCAAACCAAACTTGCTGCAATCATGTAACGTGGCCCAAGGTATACATTTGTGGAATATATGCAGTATAAGCAACGTGATGAGGAATAAGGTCAATTCATCAAATATCAAGCACTTTTTTCATTGGTTGCCACTATAACATCCTGTAGGCTAAAAAGACACATGAACACATTCTTACTGACCTTGAGTCATATAAACCAGGCTTCCTGTGAGCAAAGCCACACAATTAGTTGGCTGATGGTTGTGTAGGTATTGAAATCCCCAGCCACGGCTATAGGATTTCTCATACATAAGATGAGATATCTTGCCGATCACCTGGAGAAATCGCTCCTGTTGATCCTTGCTCAAGTATTCAAACAGGAAGTCATAAGCTGTGGCAAACCCAACCAAAGAGTGTGCCACAGGAACTTCATCCCAGGGGGCATCTTTCACCAACCTGCAGGacaaaagaggatttttttttatcagcacAGCTATGAGTTTGGTTTGTTAAGTAGTAGTGAAGGCTCCTCCTAAAAGAGCTCGCCAATGTGAGTCATTCATATGATTCATCTGGCAGAGTTTTCACAGTTGATGCCTTTCGTGATGCAAGCCTCCCATCTATCTCCAGTTGCAGAGTGTTGGGGGACTTTCCGGGAATCAAACCAGCAACATCTGACTGAAAGGAGACATGCGTGTGCACCGTCAAATTGAaatgagagtcgccgcttggaattgaagcggatttacatgggacaggagaagtgaaccgatcactttttttgtcaatggacactacagcttcttgtttactctcaaacttagcttgtagcagacgtgtgcacattttgagcatgacatctctgattcactggtaaaaggacactttgattctctcctctttgatCTTGAATTGCTTCAAACAGCAAAGCATACGAAGGAAAAAGTGGTtacgattgcatgactgtc contains the following coding sequences:
- the dse gene encoding dermatan-sulfate epimerase isoform X1 yields the protein MRTHTRGAPTVFLLSLLLLLLSPTAADPSGGIPFMEGNYNGHPMLYFDRTDIVELQMAAGSTHREMARRIREAGETMLERPEEYLPPWSPIEFSARWNEVYGNNLGVLSMFCLLYPHRAGAVDLAKDYMERMAAQPSWLVKDAPWDEVPVAHSLVGFATAYDFLFEYLSKDQQERFLQVIGKISHLMYEKSYSRGWGFQYLHNHQPTNCVALLTGSLVYMTQGYLQEAYLWTKQVLSIMEKSMVLLQDVTDGSLYEGVAYGTYTTRSLFQYMFLVQRHFSIGHFDHPWLLKHFNFLYRTILPGFQRTVAIADSNYNWFYGPESQLVFLDRFVMRNGSGNWLANMIHQNRVTDGVGQAGKGQRWCTLHTEFIWYDPGLIPKPPSDFGTSQLHYFEDWGVVTYGSALPTGTNHSFLSFKSGKLGGRAIFDIVHKTKYKEWIKGWRNFNAGHEHPDQNTFTFVPNGIPFITEALYGPKYTLLNNAVLFGPALTGSCFKPWAGQVTEACDSKWLKYKAGPAADARGKIEAAMERQGMVFIRGEGHSAYNPDLKIRKFQRNILLLHPQLLLVVDHIHLDLDSPSRAMSTFFHNTELPFKDIKVNDMHGAFVSHDRDKYQMFWMDDTGYSHRGVVGYWRYPRGYPYNGSNYVNVTMPLRSPHTRVAYIFFGPGVTLASVSLRGDDQRVDIYLTTKEHAYTIYLLTGEVTSKPLFAMVMMDQKKIVFEKRSAPADSSPAEVEEYVNLMEDNLQHVKPVFQQMERHILGKVLNTDSFHKTAERLLQFSDKKKTEEVIEKMFALSKKQAKDKMGKKMNLGEKLSENLPDIFTQIEISEKKVRQRTSKRVYEDSPEEGDTDSQAFIEYADSHKNRKGGFVKGRKFKEVNMLVTTGNERVASTASSIRLFLLLNTATFFLLLAVLLTRFHRGRSIHTQRCFYTILTIDCLILLYLYSSCSHIQC
- the dse gene encoding dermatan-sulfate epimerase isoform X2, which gives rise to MYEKSYSRGWGFQYLHNHQPTNCVALLTGSLVYMTQGYLQEAYLWTKQVLSIMEKSMVLLQDVTDGSLYEGVAYGTYTTRSLFQYMFLVQRHFSIGHFDHPWLLKHFNFLYRTILPGFQRTVAIADSNYNWFYGPESQLVFLDRFVMRNGSGNWLANMIHQNRVTDGVGQAGKGQRWCTLHTEFIWYDPGLIPKPPSDFGTSQLHYFEDWGVVTYGSALPTGTNHSFLSFKSGKLGGRAIFDIVHKTKYKEWIKGWRNFNAGHEHPDQNTFTFVPNGIPFITEALYGPKYTLLNNAVLFGPALTGSCFKPWAGQVTEACDSKWLKYKAGPAADARGKIEAAMERQGMVFIRGEGHSAYNPDLKIRKFQRNILLLHPQLLLVVDHIHLDLDSPSRAMSTFFHNTELPFKDIKVNDMHGAFVSHDRDKYQMFWMDDTGYSHRGVVGYWRYPRGYPYNGSNYVNVTMPLRSPHTRVAYIFFGPGVTLASVSLRGDDQRVDIYLTTKEHAYTIYLLTGEVTSKPLFAMVMMDQKKIVFEKRSAPADSSPAEVEEYVNLMEDNLQHVKPVFQQMERHILGKVLNTDSFHKTAERLLQFSDKKKTEEVIEKMFALSKKQAKDKMGKKMNLGEKLSENLPDIFTQIEISEKKVRQRTSKRVYEDSPEEGDTDSQAFIEYADSHKNRKGGFVKGRKFKEVNMLVTTGNERVASTASSIRLFLLLNTATFFLLLAVLLTRFHRGRSIHTQRCFYTILTIDCLILLYLYSSCSHIQC